In the Duncaniella freteri genome, one interval contains:
- a CDS encoding RidA family protein: MKEVISTTSAPAAIGPYSQAIKCGSLLFCSGQIPVNPATGEVPEGIQAQTEQSLANVKALLAAAGTSIDRVVKTTVFLADMSLFGPMNEVYGRTFSEPFPARSAVAVRELPKQVLVEIEVIAEV, translated from the coding sequence ATGAAAGAAGTAATCTCCACAACATCAGCTCCAGCAGCTATTGGTCCCTACAGCCAGGCCATCAAGTGCGGCTCACTGCTTTTCTGCTCTGGTCAGATCCCTGTAAATCCTGCCACCGGCGAAGTCCCTGAAGGCATCCAGGCTCAGACAGAACAATCTCTTGCTAACGTAAAAGCCCTCCTTGCTGCGGCGGGAACCAGCATTGACCGCGTGGTTAAAACCACCGTTTTCCTTGCCGACATGAGCCTTTTCGGCCCCATGAACGAAGTATATGGCCGCACATTCTCTGAGCCATTCCCGGCTCGTTCAGCTGTCGCTGTACGCGAACTTCCCAAACAAGTGCTTGTTGAAATCGAAGTGATAGCTGAGGTATAA
- a CDS encoding YihY/virulence factor BrkB family protein — protein sequence MKSEKKFTERIESRYKSIYARVMAIWAYCSEGVWEDHRTTLKVNIIKTVNLTVKTFLSSNLQSKACAMTYRTLLAIVPALALVFAIGRGFGFQNLLQTQLFHYFPSQHKALEMAFSFVDSCLAQASEGIFVGVGLVFLLWTIISLLDSVEETFNEVWGVTVDRSIFRKVTDYLAICIILPVLMICSGGLQIFMSKTIQHLLPFDFVTPFIEFLLDCVSFLFAWLFFTGAYMLIPNAKVKFKNAFPAGAIAGTSFQVLQWLFVTGQLYVSKYNAIYGSFSFLPLMLIWMQMSWLITLAGALICCSAQNISLFSFNKQTQNISENYRRKVSIAVLSTVLKRFAAGESPLTVAQIASRYDIPSRLAANITERLLNCGLLVRVAPLGETEISDDLPIQPSLSIDHYTVSFVIDTLRNHGEDNFIPGFDKEFPEVVKVCDEIYRQISSAEGKTLLTDL from the coding sequence ATGAAAAGTGAAAAGAAGTTTACCGAAAGGATTGAATCACGTTACAAGAGCATCTACGCTCGTGTAATGGCCATATGGGCATACTGCTCAGAAGGAGTGTGGGAGGACCATAGGACCACGCTTAAGGTCAACATCATCAAGACCGTCAATCTAACTGTAAAGACTTTTTTAAGCTCAAATCTTCAAAGCAAGGCGTGCGCTATGACCTATCGCACACTTCTTGCCATAGTCCCGGCTCTGGCTTTGGTATTCGCCATAGGCAGAGGATTCGGATTCCAGAACCTGCTGCAAACACAGCTTTTCCATTATTTTCCATCCCAGCATAAAGCACTGGAGATGGCTTTCTCGTTTGTCGATTCCTGCCTCGCCCAAGCTTCGGAAGGGATATTTGTAGGTGTGGGTCTGGTTTTCCTCCTATGGACCATTATATCGCTCCTTGACAGCGTTGAAGAGACTTTCAACGAGGTGTGGGGAGTCACTGTCGACCGATCCATATTCCGCAAAGTCACTGACTATCTTGCCATCTGCATAATTCTACCTGTGTTAATGATATGCTCCGGTGGTCTTCAGATATTCATGTCAAAAACCATACAGCACCTTCTGCCGTTTGATTTCGTTACGCCTTTTATCGAATTCCTCCTTGACTGTGTCAGCTTCCTGTTCGCATGGTTATTCTTTACAGGAGCCTACATGCTAATACCTAATGCCAAGGTTAAGTTCAAAAACGCATTTCCGGCAGGAGCTATAGCAGGAACCTCATTTCAGGTGCTGCAATGGCTGTTCGTCACAGGACAGCTGTATGTCTCCAAATACAATGCCATCTACGGCTCTTTCTCGTTCCTTCCATTGATGCTCATATGGATGCAGATGTCATGGCTGATCACCCTTGCCGGAGCTCTTATATGCTGCTCAGCACAGAACATATCTCTGTTCAGTTTCAACAAGCAGACGCAAAACATATCTGAGAATTACCGCCGCAAAGTGTCTATCGCAGTGCTGTCAACAGTCCTAAAACGATTTGCAGCAGGCGAATCCCCACTTACTGTAGCCCAAATAGCCAGCAGATATGACATCCCGTCACGCCTTGCAGCCAATATCACAGAACGGCTGCTCAACTGTGGCCTACTTGTCAGGGTCGCCCCTCTGGGGGAAACAGAGATATCCGATGATCTCCCCATACAGCCCTCCCTGAGCATTGATCATTACACTGTCTCCTTTGTCATCGACACGCTCCGCAATCATGGAGAAGACAACTTCATACCTGGTTTTGATAAAGAATTCCCAGAAGTCGTGAAAGTGTGCGACGAAATATATCGGCAGATATCTTCGGCAGAGGGAAAGACCCTTCTTACCGATCTTTAA
- a CDS encoding RelA/SpoT family protein, translating to MEGNNKQLSDIRELVRRLASEASVVSEPTDYAKIRKVHKEAIKSGYLPSRTHGIDPSVRSIETCIALCEMVSPDRNMIVATLIYNLCAAGVLDINRIEELWDADVAHLVTGLMKVTTLYGKQTVVKTDNFRRLLMALADDIRVIIIMIVDRLTLMRAINHHPDEKFVIDTAFEANYLYAPLAHRLGLYKIKSELEDMSLKYSSRETYTKIARELNETKAARDAYIASFIAPVKEKLDKTGLKYEIKGRTKSIFSIWNKLRKQQVELSGIYDLFAIRIILDVPREDEKAECWRVFSIVTDMYTSNPKRLKDWLSIPKGNGYESLHTTVMGPDSKWVEVQIRTRRMDLVAEKGLAAHWKYKGIKSEGQLDAWMNNVRDILETADGPMELMKNFKMDLYDKEVFIFTPMGDLYRLPMGASVLDFAFAVHSKLGCSCVGGKVNGRNRKLNHKLSSGDTVEITTSPSQTPKLDWLNFVVTNKARNKIRQTINERANRSSEFGRELLQRRCKNRKIELEEGTLMRSIKKLGYRTVTDFYKAIADESIDVNDVIATYELIYSAEHKAEIERRSAEEFELIDPNERLSDGNDDILVIGDNIKGVNYRLSKCCNPIYGDDVFGFVSAEGVIKIHRMNCPNSNHIRERYPYRVIRTRWSGKAGNQFAATVRILGNDDISIVTNITSIINKEKDVNMRNISIESHDGMFSGFLVLGINDTSALNNIIKKIKTVKGVKDVQRSN from the coding sequence TGTACGCCGGCTCGCCTCTGAGGCTTCGGTTGTGAGCGAGCCTACCGACTATGCCAAGATTCGCAAGGTACACAAAGAAGCCATCAAATCCGGATATTTGCCATCACGCACCCACGGTATCGACCCTTCGGTGCGCTCGATAGAGACATGCATAGCACTATGTGAGATGGTATCGCCTGACCGCAACATGATTGTAGCAACACTCATATATAATCTGTGTGCGGCAGGAGTGCTTGATATCAACCGCATAGAAGAACTATGGGATGCCGATGTGGCTCACCTTGTCACCGGACTGATGAAAGTGACCACTCTTTACGGCAAACAGACTGTAGTAAAAACCGACAATTTCCGTCGGCTCCTTATGGCACTTGCCGATGACATACGTGTCATCATAATCATGATAGTAGACCGCCTGACGCTTATGAGGGCGATCAACCATCATCCTGACGAAAAATTCGTCATCGATACAGCTTTTGAAGCGAATTATCTGTACGCACCCCTCGCCCATCGCCTCGGCCTTTACAAAATAAAGAGCGAGCTTGAGGACATGTCGCTCAAATACTCGTCAAGGGAAACCTATACAAAGATAGCTCGTGAGCTCAACGAGACAAAAGCGGCTCGTGACGCATATATCGCATCGTTCATAGCCCCGGTGAAAGAGAAACTCGACAAGACCGGGCTAAAATATGAAATCAAAGGGCGCACCAAAAGCATATTCTCCATCTGGAATAAGCTGCGCAAGCAACAGGTGGAACTGTCGGGCATCTATGACCTCTTCGCCATCCGTATCATTCTTGATGTACCGCGTGAGGATGAGAAAGCTGAGTGCTGGAGGGTGTTCTCGATAGTCACGGATATGTACACCTCCAATCCGAAAAGGCTCAAGGACTGGCTCTCAATCCCTAAAGGCAATGGCTACGAGTCTCTCCACACCACCGTCATGGGACCTGACAGCAAATGGGTCGAAGTCCAGATACGCACTCGCAGGATGGACCTCGTTGCAGAAAAAGGTCTCGCAGCCCACTGGAAATACAAGGGCATAAAGAGCGAGGGCCAACTGGACGCATGGATGAACAATGTTCGTGACATTCTTGAGACCGCCGACGGCCCCATGGAGCTCATGAAAAATTTCAAGATGGACCTGTATGACAAAGAGGTGTTCATCTTCACTCCTATGGGCGACCTCTACAGGCTCCCTATGGGAGCATCTGTGCTCGACTTCGCTTTTGCCGTACATTCTAAACTCGGATGCTCATGTGTCGGCGGCAAGGTGAACGGACGAAACCGCAAACTCAATCACAAGCTCTCGTCGGGCGACACAGTAGAAATCACAACATCTCCGTCGCAAACCCCCAAACTCGACTGGCTCAACTTCGTAGTGACCAACAAGGCACGCAACAAGATACGCCAGACCATCAATGAGCGAGCCAACCGATCGTCAGAATTCGGTCGTGAACTGCTGCAACGCCGCTGTAAAAACCGGAAAATAGAACTTGAGGAGGGCACACTGATGCGATCCATAAAAAAACTGGGATATCGCACAGTCACTGACTTCTATAAAGCCATAGCAGATGAATCGATCGATGTCAACGATGTCATAGCCACCTATGAGCTAATTTATTCTGCCGAACATAAAGCTGAGATTGAGAGGCGAAGCGCAGAGGAGTTCGAGCTAATAGACCCGAACGAACGCCTTTCAGATGGCAATGATGACATACTTGTGATCGGCGATAACATAAAGGGGGTCAATTACCGGCTGTCAAAATGCTGCAACCCCATCTATGGAGATGATGTGTTCGGATTCGTATCGGCAGAAGGTGTCATCAAGATCCACCGCATGAATTGCCCGAATTCAAATCACATACGCGAACGCTATCCTTATCGCGTGATACGCACACGCTGGTCAGGGAAAGCAGGCAATCAGTTTGCCGCCACAGTGCGCATCTTGGGCAACGACGACATAAGTATTGTGACCAATATCACATCCATAATCAACAAAGAGAAGGATGTCAATATGCGCAACATATCAATCGAGTCGCATGATGGAATGTTCTCTGGCTTCCTCGTGCTTGGTATCAACGACACATCCGCGCTCAACAATATAATCAAAAAAATAAAAACCGTAAAAGGCGTAAAAGATGTTCAACGCAGCAATTAG
- a CDS encoding GNAT family N-acetyltransferase, translated as MTNSQWKKIKGGFPERKQFGSYPAIKIGRFAVSSQYKGRNIGTDLMNLLKGMLNENPNYSAFRYLTVDAYLSAIDFYQKNDFKILSEKILSDHTRLMFFDMMELE; from the coding sequence GTGACGAACAGTCAATGGAAAAAGATTAAGGGAGGATTCCCCGAGCGTAAGCAATTCGGAAGTTATCCGGCTATCAAGATTGGCCGATTCGCAGTATCGTCACAATATAAAGGGCGTAATATCGGTACTGACCTGATGAACCTCCTAAAAGGTATGCTCAACGAGAATCCCAACTACTCCGCTTTCCGTTACCTGACTGTTGATGCGTATCTATCCGCCATCGATTTCTATCAAAAGAATGATTTCAAGATATTATCAGAGAAGATTTTGAGTGACCACACCCGTTTGATGTTCTTCGATATGATGGAGTTGGAATAA